A genomic region of Anopheles coustani chromosome 3, idAnoCousDA_361_x.2, whole genome shotgun sequence contains the following coding sequences:
- the LOC131261229 gene encoding platelet binding protein GspB isoform X4, with protein sequence MEELSDGEIVWVKVSNSWWPGEVMGEERLTEDFLSSLRKKPLAVVKFFQEDTYEYVKNPSFIFKYNCPRKGEFLRKGLEQCRAKKKHMETFPADVMHAERMTGGDPNIVNSTDFLPQKKERYSGLFQDAAKGKGNQKGKPVNLTTPTTPVPVRKPTHAVRILPQTSGGTGNTALYESEAGTSSNTSLSESVSSVVGLPSPMASSAQLYHCYKCNYSANRQNLIVLHMKHCRATGVAVGATPTSSATVTPSPRPKVVPAVEIRQPLDDTTDDEESGQQEVGTTSVGRMKRSLILSKEQKEQPIIAKQTGRTRSGETVARNRAGRTPKQTGSVGQRKNRRTQLVKKDDEEDLLVDDGPSAEISDPSEVHATDQHRVKEEKEEPSGKLEQKPLDEGVGKKAKTDVKLKNELLADWSEDDQEDVPDGGDKGEVEKKAESIVSLETSVPAKNVSESVQQELSSKSKTSRNEREESIKAAAPLAQNHVSKKDTAASEELGKDNKRNSVEGKEKATEHGSCSSVVVASAALPFASVAVTTLITAPPVISPCTTIKYRNIPKKQKREYIEVTNDDASSAPSREGSTASSTSSTAGSSEMLGGGGTAVPSATTVPTSSASERPISAKQLILNRATRESSGEGGIEEPVVPKAEETSAVTVSQQEPNNEATKSPAEEAVSCFDFEEDEEGKQGTKKFSSISPPSRRSGSLLDRKRHDSERKKSANNEDVLMAPAKPTDENEVETVAKPTDDEDLRLRQEIDSLLMETNVPKLSDDLNEVVASGPVTSDKVDCNRTLPPKERGKRIFKTRNKTNTTLLTTSSSVAPVDDSGVGDETHPTVDASPSSEESSKMPDVEQPEMVSPEPKHIEEFDDSVAMPTSASKDKKKPMAQKEEDSAAGTRGRRFENSDFATIKSKRTKYSKKEQQQHEEENQIPSVTSSEAAAADVNEMKEADDKKRKDECTPVVTTTDATSSSLAKNSGAKGRRGKQKKTIPTLANQPEQPAPAEPKVAVMEEKANVGGNHHDVGVDEKQPRKVVADAVGMSSAKKKRKSSEPHLPDSSDGAMDATAPQAVPTSERKKGKKRKEASSSDEVASESNASGKTDAPAKTPNESENDVGEQVTDRSVEKMIVKEEKNVSVDPVSTQPSPAEAADDIGKVANTKPASITSKSINPRKRHLHSMLQSSEAVSTQQKRNDAKVLINPVDTSTDVVPAVSTVPGSVEAVVESETPSIPEKRKRELKSEPSVSEPSTTEEPQVQPVVAPAAVEDKFDIDNMPIVIGDNGVLVNEVVMVEPPKSLATDGASSILPNAIAVVKSINGGGGGDNATSSSSTKMAEGLLPKAPTMKEKRPTIVTTVKGGTAGQEQIIITSKGTVLTTSTSSSVSSKMAAKSTVTVTSAFSIVSGGRNTACMTSATTTASTPMAHRRSNNLLEQPESSTSSSSSSSSSSSSSTSSSANGQQATRLPLEDGNLSATTKAVSVAKPSSSSSTALSSSSAAPKKVITKKALHPGDTTSSASSSKQHTTEPVSDGASSSVSSSSSSVGGGVSNVGEGGKKILRVSPQKLKEFSRLGYIEDRGNGKVLTPSGMRKFKQELQQQQQQQQQQQHEEAQGKKKAKPTAPAVTKTLPSTNVAIASSSSSSSSSSAARQSVTEVASSGNVVVAAAADSSVQEGFTGASEELPQEAAHGEPAAGGAVIIANAGEIPVVSPVEPSASGTTTAVLIENSPTSSATEVILGTADQTVEASSSNGNGGSAGGSTSGVQESSQLIAVPAENFGGPPNLFYLCSVRDESLVPVNNELLYLDPSNQLVALPEQQQQGQMQPGQVGGASAEDIINQAEVIIPAGSHGAEVVGVGSTVAVAAAVGGSEAGSIVDAGAVGDGTQQSFLLNTQDGQQIILDQQSLMALAAGGEAPHLLTADGQQILLQDSLFC encoded by the exons ATGGAGGAGCTGAGCGACGGAGAAATAGTATGGGTGAAGGTCAGCAACAGCTGGTGGCCGGGCGAAGTAATGGGCGAGGAACGGTTAACGGAAGATTTTCTATCCTCGCTCCGGAAGAAGCCACTGGCGGTGGTGAAATTTTTTCAAGAGGATACCTA CGAATACGTAAAAAATCcaagtttcattttcaaatacaaCTGTCCAAGAAAAGGAGAATTCTTGCGCAAAGGTTTGG AACAATGTCGGgccaaaaagaaacatatgGAAACGTTTCCGGCGGATGTAATGCACGCCGAACGCATGACGGGTGGCGACCCGAACATAGTAAACTCAACCGATTTTCTGCCACAGAAAAAGGAACGTTACTCGGGTTTGTtccaggatgctgcgaaaggGAAAGGTAATCAGAAAG GAAAGCCCGTGAACTTGACCACACCAACCACACCAGTCCCTGTTCGAAAACCAACACACGCTGTCCGCATCCTACCACAGACATCGGGGGGTACTGGGAATACAGCACTGTACGAAAGCGAGGCTGGTACATCATCCAACACTTCCCTTTCGGAAAGTGTTTCTTCGGTCGTCGGTTTACCGTCACCGATGGCTTCTTCGGCGCAATTGTATCACTGTTACAAGTGTAACTACAGCGCCAACCGGCAGAATTTGATCGTTTTACATATGAAACATTGTCGAGCTACAGGAGTTGCTGTAGGGGCAACACCAACATCTAGTGCAACAGTAACACCGTCGCCTAGACCAAAAG TTGTACCCGCAGTTGAAATACGGCAACCATTGGACGATACTACCGATGATGAAGAATCCGGACAGCAGGAAGTTGGCACAACGAGCGTAGGTCGCATGAAGCGTTCGTTAATTCTATCCAAGGAACAGAAAGAGCAGCCCATTATTGCTAAACAGACGGGTAGAACGCGATCCGGTGAAACAGTGGCACGGAACCGTGCCGGTCGGACACCGAAGCAAACAGGATCGGTTGGCCAACGAAAGAACAGGCGTACTCAACTGGTGAAAAAAGATGACGAAGAAGATTTACTTGTGGATGATGGGCCATCAGCAGAAATTTCCGATCCATCGGAGGTACATGCTACTGACCAGCATCGTGTAAAAGAGGAAAAGGAGGAACCTTCGGGCAAGCTCGAACAGAAACCTTTAGACGAAGGTGTGGGAAAGAAAGCTAAAACAGACGTGAAGCTCAAGAACGAACTGCTGGCGGATTGGAGTGAAGATGACCAGGAAGATGTTCCCGATGGCGGTGACAAGGGTGAGGTAGAGAAGAAAGCAGAATCGATCGTGTCGCTAGAGACAAGTGTTCCTGCAAAGAACGTTTCCGAATCAGTGCAGCAAGAACTgagcagcaaaagcaaaacttCCAGGAATGAAAGAGAAGAATCAATCAAAGCCGCCGCCCCGTTGGCTCAAAACCACGTATCAAAAAAGGATACTGCAGCGAGCGAGGAGCTTGGTAAGGATAACAAAAGGAATTCTGTAGAGGGCAAGGAAAAGGCAACTGAACATGGTTCCTGCTCATCGGTGGTCGTTGCTTCGGCTGCACTGCCCTTTGCCAGTGTTGCCGTAACTACACTCATCACCGCACCTCCAGTGATTTCGCCGTGTACTACCATCAAGTATCGGAATATTCCGAAGAAGCAGAAGCGTGAATATATCGAAGTCACAAACGACGATGCGTCTTCCGCACCATCGCGAGAAGGTAGCACGGCAAGCAGCACCTCGTCGACGGCCGGATCGAGTGAAATGCTTGGTGGCGGAGGAACGGCGGTACCGTCAGCAACGACCGTTCCCACGTCCTCGGCTTCAGAGCGTCCGATCAGTGCCAAGCAGTTAATTTTGAATCGTGCGACACGAGAATCGAGTGGGGAAGGAGGAATAGAGGAGCCAGTTGTGCCCAAGGCAGAAGAGACCAGCGCAGTAACAGTTTCCCAGCAGGAACCGAATAACGAAGCGACAAAATCCCCAGCGGAAGAAGCTGTATCCTGCTTCGATTTCGAGGAAGATGAGGAAGGCAAACAGGGAACGAAGAAGTTCAGCTCTATCTCACCACCATCGCGCCGGTCCGGATCGCTGCTTGATCGGAAACGACATGACAGTGAACGGAAAAAGTCCGCCAACAACGAGGACGTGTTGATGGCACCTGCAAAGCCTACCGACGAGAATGAAGTTGAAACGGTGGCAAAGCCAACCGATGACGAAGATCTAAGACTCCGCCAAGAAATTGATTCACTACTGATGGAGACAAACGTACCGAAGCTATCGGATGATTTAAACGAAGTTGTGGCCTCAGGCCCCGTAACCTCCGACAAGGTTGACTGCAATCGTACCCTTCCGCCTAAAGAAAGAGGCAAGCGAATTTTTAAAACTCGcaacaaaaccaacaccaCTTTATTAACAACCTCTTCATCGGTTGCCCCAGTTGATGACAGTGGAGTAGGCGACGAAACACATCCGACGGTTGACGCTTCCCCTTCATCAGAAGAGAGCAGTAAAATGCCGGACGTCGAGCAACCCGAAATGGTGTCTCCCGAGCCGAAGCACATCGAAGAATTCGATGACAGCGTTGCTATGCCGACGAGTGCGTcgaaagataaaaagaaaccgaTGGCCCAGAAAGAAGAGGACTCTGCTGCTGGTACGCGTGGAAGACGGTTCGAGAATTCCGACTTCGCAACGATCAAATCGAAGCGCACCAAGTACTCCAAgaaagagcagcagcagcacgaagaagaaaatcaaattccGTCAGTAACTTCGTCGGAAGCGGCAGCTGCTGATGTGAACGAAATGAAGGAAGCGGATGATAAAAAACGGAAAGATGAGTGCACCCCAGTAGTAACAACGACAGATGCCACATCGTCGTCGCTTGCAAAAAATAGTGGTGCGAAGGGACGTCGgggaaaacagaagaaaactaTCCCCACCTTGGCAAACCAGCCTGAGCAGCCTGCACCAGCCGAACCGAAAGTAGCCGTCATGGAAGAAAAGGCAAACGTCGGCGGAAATCATCATGATGTTGGTGTTGATGAGAAACAGCCACGTAAAGTCGTTGCGGATGCTGTCGGAATGTCGTCTGCgaagaaaaaacggaaatCGAGCGAACCACATCTTCCGGACAGTAGTGATGGTGCGATGGACGCCACCGCTCCACAGGCAGTACCTACGTCGGAAcgtaagaaaggaaaaaaacgaaaggaagCTTCCTCGTCCGATGAGGTGGCCTCTGAAAGTAATGCAAGCGGCAAAACAGATGCGCCAGCGAAAACACCGAACGAGAGCGAGAATGACGTGGGGGAGCAGGTGACTGACCGTAGTGTCGAGAAAATGAtcgtaaaagaagaaaaaaatgtttccgtgGATCCGGTATCAACACAACCATCACCTGCAGAAGCAGCAGATGATATCGGAAAGGTCGCTAACACCAAACCCGCGAGTATAACCTCAAAGAGTATTAATCCGCGGAAGCGACATCTTCACTCGATGCTTCAGTCGTCCGAAGCCGTCAGCACACAACAGAAGCGCAACGATGCTAAAGTGTTGATCAACCCGGTTGACACTTCTACCGATGTGGTTCCGGCGGTTTCAACGGTTCCCGGTTCGGTGGAAGCCGTCGTCGAGTCCGAAACTCCATCCATTCCAGAGAAGCGGAAGCGTGAATTGAAATCAGAACCGTCGGTGTCCGAACCTTCAACAACCGAAGAGCCACAGGTGCAACCGGTGGTCGCTCCGGCGGCGGTGGAAGATAAATTCGATATTGATAACATGCCAATCGTTATTGGCGACAACGGGGTTCTGGTAAATGAGGTTGTGATGGTAGAGCCACCGAAATCGTTGGCCACCGATGGTGCCTCCTCTATCCTTCCAAACGCCATCGCCGTCGTAAAGAGTATcaatggtggtggaggtggagacAACGCAacgtcatcatcgtcgaccAAGATGGCGGAAGGACTGCTACCGAAGGCACCGACGATGAAAGAAAAGCGACCAACGATTGTGACTACTGTAAAGGGTGGCACGGCGGGGCAGGAACAGATTATTATCACGAGCAAAGGAACGGTGCTAACCACTTCCACCTCGTCCTCGGTCAGCTCGAAAATGGCTGCAAAATCTACGGTAACTGTCACTAGTGCTTTTAGCATCGTTAGCGGAGGCCGTAACACTGCCTGTATGACAAGTGCGACCACCACCGCCTCTACACCAATGGCTCATCGTCGAAGCAACAATCTCTTGGAGCAGCCCGAATCGTCAacttcctcgtcgtcgtcgtcatcgtcgtcatcgtcatcgtcaacaTCGTCATCGGCCAATGGGCAACAAGCGACAAGGCTACCCTTAGAAGATGGGAACTTATCGGCCACAACAAAAGCAGTCTCCGTTGCCAAGCcatcctcctcgtcctccacTGCGTTGTCTTCGTCCAGTGCTGCACCAAAGAAAGTCATTACTAAAAAAGCCCTGCACCCGGGTGATACCACGAGCTCCGCAAGCAGCAGTAAGCAGCATACAACCGAACCCGTAAGCGATGGCGCGTCGTCTTCCGTGTCGTCTTCGTCCTCGTCCGTCGGCGGTGGGGTCAGCAACGTCGGTGAAGGTGGCAAGAAGATTCTCCGAGTATCCCCACAGAAGCTGAAGGAGTTCAGCCGCCTGGGATACATCGAGGACCGTGGCAATGGTAAAGTGCTCACACCGAGCGGAATGCGTAAGTTCAAGCAAGAActtcaacagcagcaacaacagcaacaacagcaacagcatgaGGAGGCtcagggaaaaaagaaagccaaGCCTACTGCTCCAGCAGTCACAAAAACGCTTCCGTCGACCAACGTAGCAATTgcatcgagcagcagcagcagcagcagcagcagtgccgCGCGACAATCGGTGACGGAGGTGGCCTCATCGGGTAACGTGGTGGTTGCGGCAGCAGCTGACTCATCCGTGCAGGAAGGATTCACCGGCGCCAGCGAAGAACTGCCACAAGAAGCGGCTCACGGTGAGCCGGCAGCGGGTGGTGCAGTGATCATTGCGAATGCTGGAGAAATTCCCGTGGTATCGCCGGTAGAACCATCGGCTTCCGGAACAACGACTGCGGTGTTGATCGAAAATTCACCGACCAGTAGCGCCACCGAGGTGATACTTGGTACCGCCGATCAGACGGTGGAAGCGAGTAGTAGCAATGGCAACGGCGGTAGCGCAGGTGGATCGACGTCCGGCGTACAAGAGTCCTCGCAGCTGATCGCCGTGCCGGCCGAGAACTTTGGTGGTCCTCCGAATCTATTCTACCTGTGCTCGGTTCGTGATGAAAGTCTTGTGCCCGTCAATAACGAGCTGCTATATTTGGACCCTTCGAACCAGCTCGTTGCCCTTCccgagcaacagcagcaagggCAGATGCAACCAGGCCAGGTGGGGGGAGCTAGTGCAGAAGACATCATCAATCAGGCGGAAGTGATCATTCCGGCCGGAAGCCATGGGGCCGAAGTGGTGGGTGTAGGAAGTACCGTAGCTGTGGCGGCTGCGGTCGGAGGTAGCGAAGCGGGTAGTATCGTTGATGCCGGTGCCGTTGGTGATGGTACGCAACAGAGCTTCCTGCTCAACACTCAGGACGGCCAGCAGATCATTCTCGACCAGCAGAGCCTAATGGCGCTGGCAGCCGGTGGCGAAGCACCACACCTTCTAACGGCTGATGGACAGCAGATACTGCTTCAAG ATTCTCTCTTCTGCTAA